One Poecile atricapillus isolate bPoeAtr1 chromosome 29, bPoeAtr1.hap1, whole genome shotgun sequence genomic window carries:
- the IKBKB gene encoding inhibitor of nuclear factor kappa-B kinase subunit beta isoform X1 — translation MSRPPALQALTCGPWEMRERLGTGGFGNVIRWHNKETGEQVAIKQCRQELSPRNRDRWALEIQIMKRLNHPNVVAARDVPEGMQKLAPNDLPLLAMEYCQGGDLRKYLNQLENCCGLREEAILILLSDIASALRYLHENRIIHRDLKPENIVLQQGEQRLIHKIIDLGYAKELDQGSLCTSFVGTLQYLAPELLEQQKYTVTVDYWSFGTLAFECITGFRPFLPNWQPVQWHTKVRQKSELDIVVSEDLSGEVKFSSSLPCPNNLNSVLSGRLEKWLQLMLMWHPRQRGTDPIYGPNGCFKALDDILNLKLLHILNMVTGTVHTYPVTEEETLQSVKARIQSDTGIPEQDQELLQEAGLALFSQKLVTKHTADSKVNDTAAADTDLLFLFDNKKVSYEAQVALRPHPESVDCILQDPKKNLHFFQLRKVWGQIWHTIRMLKEDCNRLQQGQRAAMMNLLRYNSTLSKMKNSMASLSQQLKAKLDFFKTSIQIDLEKYKEQIEFGITSEKLLFAWKEMEQAVELCGREDDVDQLVKRMMALQTDIVDLQRSPLGRKQGGTLEDLEEQARELYRRLREKPRDQRTSGDSQEIVRLLLQAIQTFEKKVRVIYAQLSKTVVCKQKALELFPRVEKVMNLMSEDEETVVRLQEKRQKELWNLLKIACSKVRGPVTGSPESMNTSRLGSSGQLLLQVPSGTYNLSESVRKSEELLLESRKLCSQLENMMHDTMKDQEQSFLGKAGAADRKHLFPHDLLTDILCLPRLGAMCWELVLNSKGWGKALDSCMKILQNCM, via the exons ATGAGCCGCCCGCCCGCGCTGCAGGCGCTGACCTGCGGGCCCTGGGAGATGCGGGAGCGCCTCGGCACCGGCGGTTTCGGTAACGTCATCCGCTGGCACAACAAG GAAACCGGCGAGCAGGTGGCCATCAAGCAGTGCCggcaggagctgagcccgcGCAACCGCGACCGCTGGGCGCTGGAAATACAGATCATGAAGAG ACTGAACCATCCCAATGTGGTGGCTGCCCGTGATGTCCCTGAAGGGATGCAGAAGCTAGCACCAAATGACTTGCCATTGTTGGCCATGGAGTACTGCCAAGGTGGAGACCTCCGAAAG TACCTGAATCAACTGGAGAATTGCTGTGGCTTGCGGGAAGAAGCTATTCTTATCTTGTTATCTGACATTG CTTCTGCTCTCAGATACCTTCATGAGAACAGGATCATCCACAGAGACTTGAAACCAGAGAACATTGTGCTGCAGCAAGGAGAGCAAAGG TTAATACATAAAATCATTGACCTTGGTTATGCTAAGGAGTTGGATCAGGGTAGCCTATGCACATCCTTTGTTGGGACTCTGCAGTACTTG gctccagagctgctggaacaaCAGAAGTATACTGTGACAGTGGATTACTGGAGCTTTGGCACGCTTGCCTTTGAGTGTATTACAGGCTTTCGACCTTTCCTACCCAACTGGCAGCCAGTGCAATG GCATACAAAAGTGCGTCAGAAGAGTGAGCTGGATATTGTTGTTTCAGAAGACTTATCCGGAGAAGTTAAGTTTTCTAGCAGTTTGCCCTGCCCAAACAATCTAAACAG CGTTTTGTCTGGGAGGCTGGAGAAATGGCTGCAACTCATGTTAATGTGGCACCCACGGCAGAGAGGTACAGATCCTATATATGGACCCAATGGGTGTTTCAAAGCTTTGGATGACATTTTGAACTTGAAG TTGCTTCACATTTTGAACATGGTTACCGGAACTGTGCACACCTACCCTGTGACAGAGGAAGAGACTTTGCAGAGTGTGAAGGCCAGGATTCAGTCAGATACGGGAATTCCAGAACAGGACCAGGAACTACTGCAGGAAGCAGGACTTGCATTGTTTTCTCAGAAGTTGGTCACTAAACATACAGCTGATAGCAAG GTGAATGATACCGCAGCTGCAGACACAgaccttctcttcctctttgaTAACAAGAAAGTTTCCTATGAGGCTCAAGTGGCATTGCGTCCTCATCCAGAAAGTGTTGACTGCATCC TTCAGGATCCAAAGAAGAATCTCCACTTTTTCCAGTTGCGGAAGGTGTGGGGTCAGATCTGGCACACAATCCGGATGCTGAAAGAGGATTGTAACCGGCTTCAGCAGGGGCAGCGAGCAGCCAT GATGAATCTGTTGCGTTACAATAGTACCCTCTCGAAGATGAAGAATTCTATGGCTTCCCTTTCTCAGCAGCTGAAAGCAAAGCTGGACTTCTTTAAAACAAGCATCCAGATCGATCTGGAAAAGTATAAAGAGCAGATTGAATTTGGAATTA CTTCTGAGAAGCTGCTGTTTGCCTGGAAAGAGATGGAGCAAGCTGTGGAACTTTGTGGGCGG GAGGATGATGTGGACCAGTTAGTGAAGAGGATGATGGCCCTTCAGACAGACATTGTGGACCTGCAGAGAAGCCCACTAGGTCGTAAACAAGGAGGAACATTGGAGGATTT GGAAGAACAAGCCAGAGAGCTGTACCGAAGACTGAGAGAGAAGCCAAGAG ATCAGAGGACAAGCGGTGACAGCCAGGAAATAGTACGACTGCTCCTCCAGGCAATCCAGacctttgaaaaaaaagttcGAGTCATTTATGCTCAGCTCAG TAAAACTGTAGTTTGCAAACAGAAGGCATTGGAATTATTCCCCAGAGTGGAGAAAGTGATGAATCTGATGAGTGAAGATGAGGAAACTGTTGTTAGGCTTCAGGAGAAACGACAGAAAGAACTGTGGAACTTGCTGAAAATTGCTTGt aGTAAAGTACGTGGTCCTGTTACTGGCAGCCCAGAGAGCATGAACACATCACGTCTTGGTAGCTCAggtcagctgctgctgcaggtccCTTCTGGAACATACAATTTATCAGAATCTGTAAGAAAAAG TGAGGAGCTATTGCTGGAATCTCGGAAACTTTGTAGCCAACTAGAAAACATGATGCATGACACAATGAAGGATCAAGAGCAGAGTTTCTTG GGGAAAGCGGGAGCTGCAGATAGGAAGCACCTGTTCCCTCATGATCTGCTGACTGACATCCTTTGCTTGCCAAGACTGGGAGCCATGTGCTGGGAACTTGTGCTGAACAGTAAAGGATGGGGCAAAGCACTTGACTCTTGTATGAAAATACTGCAAAACTGCATGTAA
- the IKBKB gene encoding inhibitor of nuclear factor kappa-B kinase subunit beta isoform X2 → MSRPPALQALTCGPWEMRERLGTGGFGNVIRWHNKETGEQVAIKQCRQELSPRNRDRWALEIQIMKRLNHPNVVAARDVPEGMQKLAPNDLPLLAMEYCQGGDLRKYLNQLENCCGLREEAILILLSDIASALRYLHENRIIHRDLKPENIVLQQGEQRLIHKIIDLGYAKELDQGSLCTSFVGTLQYLAPELLEQQKYTVTVDYWSFGTLAFECITGFRPFLPNWQPVQWHTKVRQKSELDIVVSEDLSGEVKFSSSLPCPNNLNSVLSGRLEKWLQLMLMWHPRQRGTDPIYGPNGCFKALDDILNLKLLHILNMVTGTVHTYPVTEEETLQSVKARIQSDTGIPEQDQELLQEAGLALFSQKLVTKHTADSKVNDTAAADTDLLFLFDNKKVSYEAQVALRPHPESVDCILQDPKKNLHFFQLRKVWGQIWHTIRMLKEDCNRLQQGQRAAMMNLLRYNSTLSKMKNSMASLSQQLKAKLDFFKTSIQIDLEKYKEQIEFGITSEKLLFAWKEMEQAVELCGREDDVDQLVKRMMALQTDIVDLQRSPLGRKQGGTLEDLEEQARELYRRLREKPRDQRTSGDSQEIVRLLLQAIQTFEKKVRVIYAQLSKTVVCKQKALELFPRVEKVMNLMSEDEETVVRLQEKRQKELWNLLKIACSKVRGPVTGSPESMNTSRLGSSGQLLLQVPSGTYNLSESVRKSEELLLESRKLCSQLENMMHDTMKDQEQSFLALDWSWLQFQVEETNSPEQTQM, encoded by the exons ATGAGCCGCCCGCCCGCGCTGCAGGCGCTGACCTGCGGGCCCTGGGAGATGCGGGAGCGCCTCGGCACCGGCGGTTTCGGTAACGTCATCCGCTGGCACAACAAG GAAACCGGCGAGCAGGTGGCCATCAAGCAGTGCCggcaggagctgagcccgcGCAACCGCGACCGCTGGGCGCTGGAAATACAGATCATGAAGAG ACTGAACCATCCCAATGTGGTGGCTGCCCGTGATGTCCCTGAAGGGATGCAGAAGCTAGCACCAAATGACTTGCCATTGTTGGCCATGGAGTACTGCCAAGGTGGAGACCTCCGAAAG TACCTGAATCAACTGGAGAATTGCTGTGGCTTGCGGGAAGAAGCTATTCTTATCTTGTTATCTGACATTG CTTCTGCTCTCAGATACCTTCATGAGAACAGGATCATCCACAGAGACTTGAAACCAGAGAACATTGTGCTGCAGCAAGGAGAGCAAAGG TTAATACATAAAATCATTGACCTTGGTTATGCTAAGGAGTTGGATCAGGGTAGCCTATGCACATCCTTTGTTGGGACTCTGCAGTACTTG gctccagagctgctggaacaaCAGAAGTATACTGTGACAGTGGATTACTGGAGCTTTGGCACGCTTGCCTTTGAGTGTATTACAGGCTTTCGACCTTTCCTACCCAACTGGCAGCCAGTGCAATG GCATACAAAAGTGCGTCAGAAGAGTGAGCTGGATATTGTTGTTTCAGAAGACTTATCCGGAGAAGTTAAGTTTTCTAGCAGTTTGCCCTGCCCAAACAATCTAAACAG CGTTTTGTCTGGGAGGCTGGAGAAATGGCTGCAACTCATGTTAATGTGGCACCCACGGCAGAGAGGTACAGATCCTATATATGGACCCAATGGGTGTTTCAAAGCTTTGGATGACATTTTGAACTTGAAG TTGCTTCACATTTTGAACATGGTTACCGGAACTGTGCACACCTACCCTGTGACAGAGGAAGAGACTTTGCAGAGTGTGAAGGCCAGGATTCAGTCAGATACGGGAATTCCAGAACAGGACCAGGAACTACTGCAGGAAGCAGGACTTGCATTGTTTTCTCAGAAGTTGGTCACTAAACATACAGCTGATAGCAAG GTGAATGATACCGCAGCTGCAGACACAgaccttctcttcctctttgaTAACAAGAAAGTTTCCTATGAGGCTCAAGTGGCATTGCGTCCTCATCCAGAAAGTGTTGACTGCATCC TTCAGGATCCAAAGAAGAATCTCCACTTTTTCCAGTTGCGGAAGGTGTGGGGTCAGATCTGGCACACAATCCGGATGCTGAAAGAGGATTGTAACCGGCTTCAGCAGGGGCAGCGAGCAGCCAT GATGAATCTGTTGCGTTACAATAGTACCCTCTCGAAGATGAAGAATTCTATGGCTTCCCTTTCTCAGCAGCTGAAAGCAAAGCTGGACTTCTTTAAAACAAGCATCCAGATCGATCTGGAAAAGTATAAAGAGCAGATTGAATTTGGAATTA CTTCTGAGAAGCTGCTGTTTGCCTGGAAAGAGATGGAGCAAGCTGTGGAACTTTGTGGGCGG GAGGATGATGTGGACCAGTTAGTGAAGAGGATGATGGCCCTTCAGACAGACATTGTGGACCTGCAGAGAAGCCCACTAGGTCGTAAACAAGGAGGAACATTGGAGGATTT GGAAGAACAAGCCAGAGAGCTGTACCGAAGACTGAGAGAGAAGCCAAGAG ATCAGAGGACAAGCGGTGACAGCCAGGAAATAGTACGACTGCTCCTCCAGGCAATCCAGacctttgaaaaaaaagttcGAGTCATTTATGCTCAGCTCAG TAAAACTGTAGTTTGCAAACAGAAGGCATTGGAATTATTCCCCAGAGTGGAGAAAGTGATGAATCTGATGAGTGAAGATGAGGAAACTGTTGTTAGGCTTCAGGAGAAACGACAGAAAGAACTGTGGAACTTGCTGAAAATTGCTTGt aGTAAAGTACGTGGTCCTGTTACTGGCAGCCCAGAGAGCATGAACACATCACGTCTTGGTAGCTCAggtcagctgctgctgcaggtccCTTCTGGAACATACAATTTATCAGAATCTGTAAGAAAAAG TGAGGAGCTATTGCTGGAATCTCGGAAACTTTGTAGCCAACTAGAAAACATGATGCATGACACAATGAAGGATCAAGAGCAGAGTTTCTTG GCTCTAGACTGGAGCTGGCTGCAGTTTCAGGTAGAAGAAACAAACAGTCCAGAACAAACCCAGATGTAA